The genomic segment GTCCATTTAATATGAAAATTATAAAATCTAAGCTGCTTTCTTTACTTGTATAAAATGGCTAGACTTTCCTCGTATAGCAATTGGTTTTGAAACTAATTGCATGTCTAATTAAttttatacaattttcattAACAGAGCTATTTTCATTTAGTACCAAATATTAATGCGTAGGAATCAATGAACATGGTGAATAAGAATGGAATAATTTTACATGATTGACTAAAACATACGTGATTATTGCTCCTGCCAATGATCCAATTTGAGTTGCGACACCAGTATAATAGAGACCTCTACCAGGATCCGGCCTGAACAATGTTGTGATACCTAATTTTATAAACCCTATCAAACCGCTAATCAAAATCCAAGACAGAACTACTAAAAATTCACCTATCCAACTATTCTGTAAAGGTGGGGTAGGTGATTGAACGGCTAAAAAACAAACAAAACCTGAAAGTCCTATAAGAATGACCAGAAGGCAGCTGAGAAGATTCACTTTTGGTAATTTAATAACAAAACCTAGGCACATCGCCAATGGACCAGCCATTGACGACAATGTAACTGTTAAATGATACGCAACGTTACCATATGGTAAACAAGAATACGATTGAATACTTGGTAGCGTACCATTACTTAGAAAACAAACTACCGCCatcataattaataaatatgaaTACACTTGCTTAGACATTGTCCAACCAGAATTGGTCTTATAACTAGGAGGTGCTCTTGTGTCTGTCGGCAATGTTTCCATGCTCCCTGGATGTTTTACACGCTCTCCGACAGCGACAGCCAAATTGTTCAATCCTAAGAACGCCAAGTAACACAAAAACAACAGGGTACCAATGAAAATGAAGAAAGCCTGACTTGAAAACCTGGGTTCTGGATAAAAAGGCAAGAACTCTACTTTATCCGAGTTAGGTTTAGTACTGTTTAAACATTCTGGATTTCCACCGACACCTTGGATTAATGCCACCACGCTAGGCACAAATCCGCTAAGTCCTTCTCCTACAAGATAGGACACTAAATAAATTTCTCTATAGTTCCTCATGTATGGCATGAAAAGAACAGAACTCGTACATCCAACAATGGCAGTTACGAACATCAGTGACAACAGAGCGGTAGAATGCTCATTGCCAAATATTGTCGTCGTTTTATTATACACAAAGGCTAATATAAATGTGGACAATGCTCCTGCTGCTAAAACTATGTATGTAATATACTTATCACATGCCCATTTGCTATACCTAAaacaaaaatataataaatgtacAAGTACTATCGTAGAAAATTGTACGTTACCGATTACAAATGAAATGGTGAGACCATTAACAGTATAACTGTTTCTATAAGTTTCTATTCATTTATTTAATGGATTACATTTTGTTCGCACTTGAATATCACAAATCGCTAgcatataataaataaaaatagtgATCTGTAAAGTGATTTTAGATTCGTGCCTACGAAAACATTTTTGCTTGCAAAAAAATTGATAGAAAGTTTGGCACTAAATAAAGAAGATGTTAATTGttcaaaagaaaaaagaaacaaatctTTTCCTTATTTCTGAAAAGTTAGATAAGAATGTCACACTGTTCTCTGGTCTCACCGATTCAAGTCAAACTATTAAAACACATACTTGATATACAACGTGTAAAGAATTGGTCCCAAGTTGGCGAATTGCACTAGCATAACCATATGCGCCGGAAGACTCCATCCCTCGGGCGCGCTGTTCACAAGAAGCGGCAGTTGAACGTATATTCCATTCACACCGACCCATGCACCAAGTCCAAACATCAGCGCGAGCAGGTCAACTATTAGCCGCCTGTTACTCAACTTCTGGCTCAACATGTTCTGCGTTTTGTCATTCATCAACAGAGGATCCAAGAAGGTCGAATGACCTTGTGGATGCACTTTTTCCTCGTGTACAGCCGTCTTTTAACCTTCTTTAGCGAAAATCAGCTTATTTCTACGATCGGCAGGATGCGAATCGAGCGTGTTGCGCGAGTTACCAAAAATCTGGCCCGGCGTTACACTCTGGCTTAACGTTTTAACGGTAAAAGAAAAAGCAAATATAATCTCCCTCGAAAGCTCTTGCTCAATAATCGACGTTAATTACGATAATATATGTCAATTACGAAAGTAACAATTCAGTCGATATAATAACAATCTTGATGATTATTCAATACTGTTTCGGTATTGCGTTAAAATGGTCGTTGTTACAGTATGTTCCACTATATAAATGCTCCACGCGTTCACTCTTCACTCGCGAAGAGGTTTTTCCTTACAGAATCGATTAACACCGTTTCAAgacatttttcttctttttcctcctcGTGAGGAACATAACCTTAGCTATGGGCAATCGTTGCAGCCGCGATAAATGGAATTTGCTGAATCCGATGTTTGTCAGATACGTGTGCACTTTCGACAGGTGAAACGACGCGTGTCAAATTATTGGAAAAAAACCATACGATACAGTTTCTTGGCCGATTGTAACGTGCTAAAGTAATATGACAATAATTACCGACTTGTAACACATAACGTCACAGACGGCGGCCGCAACACGACTGTCGTGCTCGATGATTAAGTATCGCACGTAGTTATCAGCACTTTTGTCAGATATATGGTATAATCTGAATAAAGGATACACAGGTTTCCAGTTTTTCTTAAATCACACTTCGTCGTGAACTAATTTCTATCGCGGTACTTTATAATCAAGTTAGTCTCAAGATATTTTCGTTGCAACACAAGCGAATCTACTTTCTTAAAAATTGTGCAACTTTCTTGCATACATATACCTTATCGCTCTTGGTTCTGGATCAATTGCTGCAATCATCTGTATCTATACTTGCTGCTTTATAATAGAGTTTCGTATATTACAGACACGACCGATGTTGGATTCACTGGAGTAAATATATTGGTCTGAATACATACATACCTTGATTGGTATCTCCTGTAACCGTTTCATATGACTATTATGAGAATTGATAGCGTTCGCTACTGTATTTAATGGACGAGGGAAATACGAGGCGGTGAAGGATAATCAAACAATTtcttttaaattaaatatatatacatggaATACGCAAATAATAAATCTGTCTATTGTGAACATCGTTTATTAAATCGTAGATGGAGAGGTAATACGAAATAAATATCACCATCAGTTGAATATAGCAAGAACTTTATAAAAGACGAGGCAGACTCACAGATGGTTTAAGTACATTAGTATATGTCTCAAAACTCTGAGAAACGTGTGACGGTTTTGCGTTCGCATTATTTTTttgtccttttctttttttttttttgtttcttttttctccttAAATAGATCACACGGATGAAAAAAGGTTGTTGCGTAGAGAGGTGCGTTTATATCGTGCGTAAAAAGTACGAACATACATCAATCGAAAAGAGTCGTCAGACGAAGGGAGGAATAGAAGCTTAGAAAAGGAAACGCTTGGCTATATAGATCGTCCGATGAACTCCCTCTGGTCATCGTGGCATGTGTTATCATAAAAAATAAGCATACGCTTAACGCCCGCACATATCATTTTCCGTTTGCTCGATAACAAACAG from the Xylocopa sonorina isolate GNS202 chromosome 13, iyXylSono1_principal, whole genome shotgun sequence genome contains:
- the LOC143430300 gene encoding solute carrier family 52, riboflavin transporter, member 3-B isoform X1, yielding MNDKTQNMLSQKLSNRRLIVDLLALMFGLGAWVGVNGIYVQLPLLVNSAPEGWSLPAHMVMLVQFANLGPILYTLYIKYSKWACDKYITYIVLAAGALSTFILAFVYNKTTTIFGNEHSTALLSLMFVTAIVGCTSSVLFMPYMRNYREIYLVSYLVGEGLSGFVPSVVALIQGVGGNPECLNSTKPNSDKVEFLPFYPEPRFSSQAFFIFIGTLLFLCYLAFLGLNNLAVAVGERVKHPGSMETLPTDTRAPPSYKTNSGWTMSKQVYSYLLIMMAVVCFLSNGTLPSIQSYSCLPYGNVAYHLTVTLSSMAGPLAMCLGFVIKLPKVNLLSCLLVILIGLSGFVCFLAVQSPTPPLQNSWIGEFLVVLSWILISGLIGFIKLGITTLFRPDPGRGLYYTGVATQIGSLAGAIITYVLVNHVKLFHSYSPCSLIPTH
- the LOC143430300 gene encoding solute carrier family 52, riboflavin transporter, member 3-B isoform X2, translated to MNDKTQNMLSQKLSNRRLIVDLLALMFGLGAWVGVNGIYVQLPLLVNSAPEGWSLPAHMVMLVQFANLGPILYTLYIKYSKWACDKYITYIVLAAGALSTFILAFVYNKTTTIFGNEHSTALLSLMFVTAIVGCTSSVLFMPYMRNYREIYLVSYLVGEGLSGFVPSVVALIQGVGGNPECLNSTKPNSDKVEFLPFYPEPRFSSQAFFIFIGTLLFLCYLAFLGLNNLAVAVGERVKHPGSMETLPTDTRAPPSYKTNSGWTMSKQVYSYLLIMMAVVCFLSNGTLPSIQSYSCLPYGNVAYHLTVTLSSMAGPLAMCLGFVIKLPKVNLLSCLLVILIGLSGFVCFLAVQSPTPPLQNSWIGEFLVVLSWILISGLIGFIKLGITTLFRPDPGRGLYYTGVATQIGSLAGAIITPVFGDASKMY